A portion of the Enterobacter sp. SA187 genome contains these proteins:
- the speFL gene encoding leader peptide SpeFL, giving the protein MENNSRLMPHIRRTTHIMMFAHRNSFDFHFFNAR; this is encoded by the coding sequence ATGGAAAATAACAGCAGGCTGATGCCCCATATAAGACGCACCACCCATATTATGATGTTTGCCCACCGTAACAGCTTCGACTTTCATTTCTTTAACGCCCGATAA